From a region of the Vicia villosa cultivar HV-30 ecotype Madison, WI unplaced genomic scaffold, Vvil1.0 ctg.000684F_1_1_3, whole genome shotgun sequence genome:
- the LOC131630460 gene encoding O-fucosyltransferase 23-like — MEFLINCKLMKLMGGGNLNSLVCKIVFLFIAVLILRSLLFPSNNVVYMTNKNVGFVVEQEKFLEVPQIVWGLNNQKIAFARACLTARMLNRTLLMPSLSASLFYKEVDLLKPISFDKVFQFDKFNDLCSGFVRLGRYSDLTNATKVIEIQKGSGRKWTIERDLDHLREVKNGSFDEYEVVKIVGKNPFLWHDHWPVKDYAKVFECLVLVDEISQEADRVVSMIREVGNNDRYVAVHMRVEIDWMIHCKKLEQRLNTNQICSSKNEIVERVGNIEGLNKSPPIVLYLAVADKLLQNSSILEGWREGFLPYEKKKLGVDKIYGKYSYLVQSAIDYEVCLRADVFVGNSFSTFSSLIVLERTQKMMKLGVSSMCGSDVKWPSFAYNIQGELNGPMRWVTNMSDSSLQAISYGTNHLTC, encoded by the coding sequence ATGGAATTTCTGATTAATTGCAAGCTTATGAAGTTAATGGGTGGTGGCAATCTGAATTCCCTAGTTTGCAAGATTGTGTTTTTGTTTATTGCTGTTTTGATCCTAAGATCCTTATTGTTTCCTTCCAACAATGTTGTTTATATGACCAATAAGAATGTTGGTTTTGTTGTTGAACAAGAAAAGTTTTTGGAGGTTCCACAGATTGTGTGGGGGTTAAACAAccaaaagattgcatttgcaagGGCTTGTCTCACAGCTAGAATGTTGAACAGAACTCTCTTGATGCCTAGTCTTAGTGCTTCCTTGTTTTACAAGGAAGTTGATCTTTTGAAACCAATTTCATTTGACAAGGTGTTCCAATTTGACAAGTTTAATGATCTATGCAGCGGTTTTGTCCGATTGGGGCGTTACTCGGATCTCACGAACGCAACGAAGGTGATCGAAATCCAGAAAGGAAGTGGTAGAAAGTGGACTATAGAGAGGGATTTGGATCACTTGAGAGAGGTTAAAAATGGTTCATTTGATGAGTATGAGGTGGTTAAGATTGTTGGGAAAAACCCTTTTTTGTGGCATGATCATTGGCCGGTTAAGGATTACGCGAAGGTTTTCGAGTGCTTAGTTTTGGTCGATGAGATTTCTCAAGAAGCCGATAGAGTTGTGTCTATGATTAGAGAAGTTGGAAACAATGATCGATATGTTGCGGTTCACATGAGGGTAGAAATTGATTGGATGATTCATTGCAAGAAATTGGAGCAAAGATTGAACACAAATCAAATATGTAGTAGCAAGAACGAGATAGTCGAACGAGTCGGGAACATTGAAGGTCTTAATAAGAGTCCTCCAATTGTTCTTTATCTTGCAGTGGCTGataaacttcttcaaaactctTCAATACTTGAAGGTTGGAGAGAAGGTTTTTTACCTTATGAGAAAAAGAAACTTGGTGTTGATAAAATCTATGGGAAATATTCTTATTTAGTTCAGTCTGCAATTGATTATGAAGTGTGTTTGAGAGCTGATGTGTTTGTTGGGAACagtttttctactttttcaagCCTTATAGTTCTTGAAAGAAcccaaaagatgatgaaattaggTGTGAGTTCCATGTGTGGAAGTGATGTAAAATGGCCTTCTTTTGCATATAATATACAAGGAGAATTGAATGGCCCTATGAGATGGGTTACAAATATGTCTGATTCAAGTCTCCAAGCTATAAGCTATGGCACTAATCACCTTACGTGTTAA